The genomic interval tatatgacttgttagaaagatacaagaaaaaatgaatattatattatggttatatctatttgaccattacaataacatgataaaGTTGTCATGTACATTAtatattatacacatcattgaattgatgatagtgatttctGAAGagatataaagtttgataaacataatagtgactcctgaagagtgtatatgttttggagaataatataattatattattcgtgtatataaaaatgaaacttgtaatgattatgttgtagtgattttacattaccttatgaaaatttcattgaaatacaaattatagtgaacctgaagttcatgaattgagttattttgacatgatcaatcatattcAATAAATTGCcaaaggatttgactaaattttgttgaagaaccagaagattcgtctcattgttaatttataaggctcaaaaaaagaatgtgcatatatttgcacatacaaaatatttaaattatatttctttaacaatcttgagtcattgttagatttttattgcatatttttttatcgatgtgataagattatatgatcatgcatttacaaaatttataaatttatgtatttttaattatacacgtatgactcattcttagaaatgaattaagttcataagtattgaacttgaacctgaagttcaatgtcatatagtatatatgagtttaaataaatattgattcattgtgatatattgaaatccctgcatgtgtattaatattattagatatcacaattttaaaaaaattctctcgatcagggggagagaagcagttgggatcgatgataatttttgaaaaatgatccttgcacaaagtatataagaacaatatagttcaaaatgatatataccaactgcaaatcaatattattcaaagttgagttagaatgagttgaaaacgcctgaagcgtaaatgaacaatatagaaattattaataaatgttcatttgatatGTCCTGAAGttattaaatctagaggtactcatgaagataccttaatgttataaagtattgatgataaccgtgatggaaACAGTACTCTAGAAGAGACTCGCAAGAGAAGTATAACACATTTGATTATAATTGAATTCGTGAAGtggttctatataggtacctataaatgatataaacatatttgaaaaatatgtaatttaaagagatctctataagttatgtcaatatgggaggaaattatcatatattgaaatttttgtcgacaatagatgTTGAATGTTTGGATatacaataaactaacatgagatagcaaggatcatggtattagatttgtcgagaatcatcgacatacattttgtttttggccaaaatattatgacgcagtccataaagtgaagtaagacctgtagggtgtgcaaataaatatttctaatgagaaatttgcatatatatttgtacataatgaattgttgtacaaagtttgcatagacatgagattgattgaattaaggcttaaatattgagaaaatataatcataatttgattatagtctggaatatattttatgagagtTTATAAGCGTCGTacaaatgttgcaacaaaaattatttatttagagctcccaatatagtgagaatttgaaataagcctcatctaaaaattttaaaagaatttaatatatgtcttaagtgatataaattcaaagtcgcacgcactatatgacaaagatctttgtatgaaataaagacatgtaagtaaattattgtttgaaaaatacgtatggttgtctatgcagtataaattcgtaaattatatgttgtgatagactcttgaagagtttttgattaattgaagaacaaacttttatttcttttgtatattgagaaatattaaatgtataaagtttgttcattagtagagAAACCTGAGGTACTTCATAtgcatcaagaattatagatatatgatcattggatatagaaattaagatcatacaacaagactGGAATAAAAATATGGTCTCGGAGTActatcattgtcacaaatgaaaatttatattatcattaatgtgttatgttcatatctacttgaaatgtttaattttagtatgaacaaaattgtatacacacatgaatgatacaattagttggataaagattaatgttccacgaaccccttatctataatttagaagtccacacATACTTTGGAAgagttataaaaaaatatatgatcagagatagtatatggtgatattttaaaagtgataacaataatcttatgaaatatattatcaccaaaagaattatggatcacatgtgcatgagggggaaacatattcatgttgcactctttttcccttagttcaggttttgtcccactggattTTCCTTGCagggtttttaacgaggcaacttgcaaatagttatgaatatgaaatatatatattgcgcTCTTTTTTCtaagctcagattttgtcccactgggtttccCTGATAagatttttaacgaggcaactttaaatcatattaacatacttgcattttatgaagcaagtggAGAATGTGTGGGAGTGAGATAATTGACATAGCATACTCGGGAAACATatagattgcactcaataaagaagtatcaacccaaacagttctctatggataatactgcttgcatcgctcaactaaaaggagggtacattgaaggaaATAGAATTAGAAtacatttcaccaaattcttctttatacatttcaagaaaatacatattggtgttcaacaaattcaatcaagtgtcaatcttgcaaacttattcacaaagttattaccaacatcaacatttgagaatacggcagacaagatcgaaattcatcgattagaagatctctccacgaatgcctaaatgaggggagTTAgcttacactatactctttttcttttgatcaagttttTTAGCAAAATTTTAATGAGACAGTTAGtgtggacatccaagggggagtgttataaatattaataattatgtgaatgtccaaatcttttatttattaccattaattgtaatcaacattcctttttttttagtttttctttttcttagtttcttaatatttgactctcgtatttgtataaatagaagTTCACCCCATTAGAAAAAACAACTGGAAAATTCTCATTTactttctctttttctcttcatcttctttttcttttttctcatctattttatattattttataacacggcCATATTATTGCaagtttttcaaaatataagtCGAACCAGCACAACACACAATTTACATCTATAATGGAGAGAGAAAGATGAGGTCGCACAATTGAAGAGACATGAAATCGTAGAGAGGTTTTACCAAATCTGATTTGGTTTGTTcctaaatttaaagaaaaaaaaaatctgattgaTGTTTTTTATGGTAATAAATATATCGCGTCACACATTTATTAGGTTCAGATAAACTTCCACATCATACCTTGACTAGAAacagttataattaaaacaaaTCCATTTGGAGAGAGGAGAATTCCACAACCATACCATTATCAAAATTGTTAAAAACTTGAACTACTTGAGTTTTAACAGAAGTGCTTTTATTCTTCTTCAAATGATGACAAATAAATTACAAGGAAACATTTAATGGAGCTAACTAAATTTTGTGCCGGTTGCTGGTTTCCACGATCAGGGATGGCCTAATAGTGGACCTGAGTTATGCAGTACAATCTCAGAGCTATCTATGCATCCCAATCGTTAACTTCTTACACTGGAGATGCACGCACCATTTTCTGGGGCTGTCACCACACCAAACACTTGTAAATTAGTACTTTCCAACGAAACAAtttcataaacaaataaaatgaaAGCTTTCACTTAATCCCTGTAGTATGACAACTTTGGAACATTGCCCTACTCTGCATATATACATTTCATTAAAAGTCCCCAACACACACTGATCTAAATTTTTCAATCCTATGCAGAGTACACAAATTTTACATTTAAGAGGTAAAATGTAATTTTGCATTGTATATTATCACTTACCTCTGCTAGCTCTTGTTCGTGTTTTGGTATAAAAGCTGTATCAACCTTGCCATTTTTGAAATCCTGCAATGAAAGAAAGAAACATAAAACTCCGCATGAGACAAAATTAGAGGTGTAGCAGTTGGACAATGTTTCATTAAAGTTAAAGCATTGATAATAAGAGAAAAAATGACAAGAGCTTTCGTATACCTCTATGTCGAGAATAAGTTTGTGGTATTCTATGGTTGTTGGAACCCCTGTgaatttcaaatatgtttaaatAAGTAACTCAACACACTTAATATAGCAAAATCCCACCAAGATAACTATCAGAAAGTCAGAATTGTTATAATGAAATAAGGAAACTCAATTATTACCTGTAATAATGGTGTCATTAAGAGCCCTCTTCATGCGTTCGATTGCCTTTTCTCTTGTTGGTGCCCATACTATGAGCTGCATTTACACCAGACAGTAATTAGAATCACTATGAATCAACGTGCCTTGTCTGGTAAAGCAATACAAAAGTAATTGGCCCTAATTGGATAAATCCCATAGCAAATTTTAGATCTTCGTGAAAATACTGAAAAAATATTTGACAAAGAATACAATGCATAGGCATAAGCAGTTATTTTCAAATCTACAATGATTCCAACTGAAAAAACATTTCCTGGTAAGATTTGACATGCCTTTCCAAGAAGGGAGTCATAGCTCGGAGGAACCACATAATCAGGGTAAACATGGCTATCCATACGAACAAATGGCCCTCCAGATGGCAGGTATGCTGTTATTCTTCCTGAACAAGAAAACAAATGTATGATAACATTATTTAATGAATGTATCAGTAACttgaaaaaaatatgagaactgaaagaagaaaaaagtgtGAGGTAATCTTTAAAACATGTGATCCTTGCAAAAACAAATTGGTGAGagcaattaattttcaattgcAAGAAACCAAGGATTGCTGGTCCTCAGGCACACCATTAAAACACACCTGGTCCAGGTCGGAATCCTTTGAAAGCATCTTCAGCATTGATACGGCACTCAATCGAATGTCCTCTGAGCACAATTTCATCctgttaataaaataaacccgCATCAGATCAGCCATTTgaatgatttattttttttaacagaaGCTTATCTTAAAAATCACTCATCAACTACCTGTGTGTATCGGAGTTTTTCACCCATAGCTACACGAATTTGTTCCTCAATTAAGTCAACAGAGGAGATCATTTCTGTTACTGGATGCTCAACCTACATTTAAAATCATCCATCAACCAGCACCcgagaaagaaagaaatgaaaatatatttatattcacaGTAAAGTATTTAACTTCTTATGCATTTCTTAGATTGATACCCACTTCctcaaaaaattattctaaccTGAATCCGAGTGTTCATTTCCATGAAATAGAAGGAACCTCTTTCATCCAAAAGAAACTCCACGGTTCCCACGCCGATATAGCCAATAGATGCTGCAGCAGCAACTGCTGCATCACCCATGGCCTTCCTCAACTCTGGGGTCAATGCAGGAGAGGGTGCTTCTTCCAAAAGTTTTTGATTCCGCCTCTATACAAACAAACATGCACAACAAATTTGTCACTCACGTTAAGAATTTTACAAACAAGTTGCACTACGAGAAAGTATAATCAAATGTCTACAAAATTTACTCTAATTTGGAGAGGGTTACTTCACATTACAAAGCAGTAcagataattaaaattgaaatgcCATTAAGACAGCCTAACAATGAATACAATAACAAAACAGCGTCAACCTAGCCTTACACCTTCACTAAGCCATGGATTTTCCTTTTTGAGCTAACAGGTTGCATGACTGAAAGTAGAAATCTAGTATAGCAACTTAAAACTTATCAAGGTTAACTAAAAGCTAGAATTGAGCAAGTTTTATCTTCATAACTAATAATTGAATCTTCTCATAAAAAGAAGTAACAAGCCATGAGATTTGTTAATAGTACCTGGATACTGCAATCACGTTCTCCAAAGTGAACAACGTTACCATATTTATCTGCAAGAACCTGAataccaattgaaaaaataGGCAATAACTTAGCAAATCTAAAATCAGATGCAATGAATAGCTATGTAGAAATGTACCTAAATGACACTCAACAGCTTAAAATGTAAATACCATATAAGAAACAACAAgagtaattaaacattaaagtTATTATACTTAACAAAACAACTCAGCATTATTGCATGAACCATTCCAATCCCTGTTTCCCAAGACATTGTGAATCATCTAAAAAGAACTAATATCTTGATACTTTACAGTTCCATGCATCAATCCAACTTAACCAACGTCTGAATTGAGATCAAATTTATGAAATGCTTGAAAATTTTCTTCCTAAAAGTAACATTTAACCAGAATGTTTTTTCCTATTGCAGTCCTCAAGAATGGTCATTTTAAGCACTCTCTTTCTGTAATACTTAAAAGGAACTTATCTTAAAGAACCAGACTTTTAGATTTCAAAATACGAACAAATGCAATGCATATTTACTTGTGTTTGTGTTATCAATCACTAGGATTTCATTGAGTATTACCTGAAATTCAATATGCCTTGGATTTTGAATGTACTTTTCCAAATAAACTCCATCATTTCCAAAAGCAGCTGCAGCCTCACTCTTAGCTTGCTgagaacaattaaaaaaaaaaaaaaaaactcaattgAGCACAAATCTTCAACAAGAGTGACCTTTTGGTTATTTACATCCCTACACATACACAATTAATTAGGTGATAGAGAATGGGCTATCATTACCAGTGTCATATCTTATTAAAGCTTAAATCCACATGTCAGGCCCCTACCATTCAATCTCTTGACAGTTAACTCTAGAAAATGCACATGATAACTAGAGATGTCTACAAGATCTGTGCTATTGTTAGTTATAGAATCTTGAGATACATGTGCGAATGGTACTAAAGCACTAAAGAAAAGGCAAAGACCACTTCAAGAATATACCTGTAACAACTTAACAAACTCTTCAGGTTCTTTAGCAAGACGCATGCCACGGCCTCCACCACCTGCTGTTGCCTTGGAGACATAAAATTATTGTCAGTTCACATGGGGTATAAGGCAGCTTACAAATAAATTCCAGTTTAATGCTTCAGCATGATGGAAGGTTATCTTTAGGATTTCAAAAGATGGTGTAGAGGATTTATACCTTGATCATCACAGGAAAACCAATCTCATGGGCTAGCCTAATTGCTTCCTCCGTGTTCTGTTATGGCAATACAATGCACAATATAACCAAATGACTATTACAAACTTCATAATAGCTAGGTGGATAAaaggaaatttaaaatttgagagcTAGAGTCAACTAGGATACCTGAAGCAATCCATCACTACCTGGTACAGTTGGAACACCTGCTTTCTTCATTGTCTCTCTTGCTGTTGCTTTGTCACCCATAACACGGATACTATCAGGCTGAAAAggtaaaacataatatttacaaaCCAGATAGGAATTTGAAACAATAATATATgtcataaataattatcaacATAAAAACTGTGTAATCATGGGATTCTGGTAAAAAAaggttttcttcttttttctttccagAAAGTATAGCTTCAAAAGTTAATAAATCctccaaaaaaaaacaaatatattcAAAACATTATCAACAACACAACcaaaatattttagaaaaactAAAACCATTAAacttttctatttataataaatcctctaaacaaattttatattattgtcaATAACACAATcaaaatattttagaaaaaactgAATCCGTGATATGGCCATAGAAAAATCATAGAAGTATTAAAATATGTCTGGGTCATTGAATTTACTCAAAAGTTAGCACTAAAATCTACACatgttctttctttttctttctccttTCCTTCTTTTCTCATATGGAAAAAGAAAAGCTACATTAGATTGGGTATTTAGGGCAAATTCCACATTAGATAGCTCACTTTAGTTCACAATAGAAAGAAACGGGTAATAGTTAATACAGCATCAACTTAATAGaactgcaaaaaattaattggcCTAACTCACATTTGGTCCAATGAAGTTGATTCCATGTTCTCTACACATCTCAACAAACAATGCATTCTCGGCAAGGAAACCATAACCAGGATGCAACATTGTACATCCACGACTAATCGCAGCTGATAGAACATTTGGAATAACTAAATATCTGAAAAGGAAAATGATTTGATAGTCAGCACTTAAAAAAATCAACCTAagaaaaatagtcaaaaagAAAAAGCACGATTGCTTACGACTGATTGCTTGGTGCTTCACCAATGCAAACTGATTCATCAGCCAATTGTACATGAAGTGCCTCCTTGTCTATGGTTGAGTAAACAGCCACACAAGGAATTCCCATTTCATGAGCAGTTCTAATAATTCGAACAGCTATTTCTCCTCTGTTTGCCACAAGAATCTTTTCTGCGCGGCATGTAGCATGGAGAGCTCCCCCTGACTTCTTAGACTTATAGCTAACCCTCATCCCCTGAGCTATTTGTCTAGGGAAGTTCACTTTATTCCCCACCATAAAACTGCACTGGGAACTCCTAATTCCTTGGGTTCTCCACATAAACAAACCCTTCAAAGACCCAAATATTGCAAACAAAATGAGCACACAAAATTTAGGCCAATAGAAACAATGGTGAGAGTAATCGTAGTGCTAATCAATTTCCCATAAGAAGACAAGGATTGTATTAGCAGTACTAACTATATAACACGactaagagaaaaaaaaaacaatataaacgTGTAATCTCACATGTCAAATCATCAGAGAGAGATGCAATGTGGTAATAAGAAGTGAagttattcatttcgaattacaTACAAACTTAGTAAAAacaagatttgaaaaataagtgACCCATATGAATTGAAACTAATCAAAGGACAACCCAACATCCGGaatcaaaaaagaaaacatgGGTAGGAACTTACAGGAGTTGAAGTAACAGATTTGCACATAGGCATTGTGGCATCCATGATAGCTAGAGtttaaatgaaattaaacaagAGTGAGGAAATCAGTGTTGAGTATAGAAATAAGAGAAATGAGATCTCGAGTGAGAGTGGGAATTTACCTGGCGGAATGCGACCGAGGAGAGCGATTGTTTTGCGAAGCAAGGGAGGGAGAGatgagaagagagaaagagtgtgaaggaagagagaagagaacaaagaaAACGGATTGCAGCGAAGAAGGATATGAAGGAGGTGGGAATTGACTATGGTCGATGAAAACGAGGGGTCTCACTAATTGCAAACTCCGCCCAACCCCCCCGGCCCATCTCAACCAATTTTTCCCACTTTacataaccaaaaaaaaacaaaaacttatttcaatatttCAAATTGCTCACCtattcttttgaaaaaaaaaaaaaaaaatagcactcTTCTTGTGGGGAAAAAAACACATGCATATTACATAGTCAACTTTGAAATCTCaccaaattaaaaattgaaaatttcacaataaaTACTTAATAAAATATCCTATATAAAAATTTAGACTCCTAAGtaaattttactaaataattCATTTGATTTCATGAACTTctcattttatcttttttaataaaaaaatagttaaaaatgaacaaaaaatacacacacacaaCACCTTCGGTTACACTCTCTCTCTGTTACCATCTCTCATTCCCTCTCAGCTCGGTTCAAACCTCCTCGCActcactttcctctctctctctctctctctctctctctctctctctctctctctctctctctctctctctctctctctctctctctctctctctctctctctctctctctctctctctctctctctctctctctctttctgtgGTGGACATTGAACAATCGGCCCACACCTGAATCCCTCAAGAATTATCcaccattataatgggtaaATTGTGTTTTAACTATTTCCTTAGACATTAGGAATAGTGTGTAGTTTGTTTTCGTTATATGTGTGTGGTGTTTGTTTGAACTGGtattattttgctattttttggTCTGAAATGCTAGATCTGTTTTCTCTCAAAATCTGGGTTTTTTTTACTGTTGATCGATAGAATATCGATATAAAAGGTACCATTATTGACAAGATGTCGATTATTTGTCAATATATTATCGACAATCTAGCTAAAATATGATTTAAGCATCGtttgtcgacagtatgtcgaccTTATGTcgataatatttgaaaaataaatatacacaCAAATTGTCGATGATTTGTCGATAGTTTATCGATACTTTCTCGATGAttagtaaaaattttaatttctcaTCGTAATTGTTGTTTGTCGACATATTGTCGATAGAATGTCaacaatattataaaaaaaaaaaaaaagcggcTGAAACAAGTAAAAACTATAAGTAAAAATGAAACAATCAGGATAACGATTGAGAACTTTAAAACTAACCCATAAACGTTAAATTTAAAAGTCTTGATAGTTGGGTGATTCATGCAATACAAGCTTAACCACCCAGGCATGACTGGTTTGCCTTTAACCACATATAGTTTGCAATGATGCCACCCTTCGGGGAACCCCGATAGATAAAAGAGAACACCATCCCTTTGAATGTGTTCGAACCTCCTCTAGTTCGCTACCTTTTCATGTTAAAATAGTTTCATACATTCCCTTTGCTCTCTTTACAAAAAGTGACGGTATTCTTAACTCCATTTTGCTCTCAATTGGATGACTTGACATTCAACATCAACAATAACACGAAGGGGGATGTTTTGTCCTTTGTTAGCATATAAATTGTGTAGCCAGTCTTCATCGAATAGCGTATCGCTCCTAGGCCTAGCCAGATAACGATCCACTAATCTACAAAACTGCTCGTAATGGCTTGGAGAACTAGAATTACTAGACATGTACAACTTAAAAGAGAAGAATACTCTAGGGTTAAAGAAGATAACTTGGGAAGTATAAGTTTTCTTTTATAGACCAGAAAAGTTGTTAGGAAGGTGGGATAATAAATTGTTATGAAAttgtttctgatattagtaggctttgaattttgaaaatttgatttctcacaaaggaaccttatggttaattttgaaattttagattattttatttattttaattataagatcagatattattttttattaaatttgaatgatcttactttgatattaaaatattatcttttaaaataatcttgttcaaatttcaaagtttgctaaccatatcatatttttttcaaatttgttattttttgatatatattttattaattaaaattataagattaggaatatgttaggtttaacatttt from Cannabis sativa cultivar Pink pepper isolate KNU-18-1 chromosome 4, ASM2916894v1, whole genome shotgun sequence carries:
- the LOC115712810 gene encoding biotin carboxylase 2, chloroplastic; this translates as MDATMPMCKSVTSTPGLFMWRTQGIRSSQCSFMVGNKVNFPRQIAQGMRVSYKSKKSGGALHATCRAEKILVANRGEIAVRIIRTAHEMGIPCVAVYSTIDKEALHVQLADESVCIGEAPSNQSYLVIPNVLSAAISRGCTMLHPGYGFLAENALFVEMCREHGINFIGPNPDSIRVMGDKATARETMKKAGVPTVPGSDGLLQNTEEAIRLAHEIGFPVMIKATAGGGGRGMRLAKEPEEFVKLLQQAKSEAAAAFGNDGVYLEKYIQNPRHIEFQVLADKYGNVVHFGERDCSIQRRNQKLLEEAPSPALTPELRKAMGDAAVAAAASIGYIGVGTVEFLLDERGSFYFMEMNTRIQVEHPVTEMISSVDLIEEQIRVAMGEKLRYTQDEIVLRGHSIECRINAEDAFKGFRPGPGRITAYLPSGGPFVRMDSHVYPDYVVPPSYDSLLGKLIVWAPTREKAIERMKRALNDTIITGVPTTIEYHKLILDIEDFKNGKVDTAFIPKHEQELAEPQKMVRASPV